One window from the genome of Sesamum indicum cultivar Zhongzhi No. 13 linkage group LG15, S_indicum_v1.0, whole genome shotgun sequence encodes:
- the LOC105178214 gene encoding U-box domain-containing protein 21-like, with translation MTFLWRRRRGGRGGAGKTEVFKGINQDMELTVPTHFRCPISLDLMKDPVTLSTGITYDRESIEKWIDAGNITCPVTNQVLRNFDQIPNHSIRKMIQDWCVENKSCGVERIPTPRIPVTPYEVTDIRSRIVAAARLGDARKCQELVGKIKNLAKESERNRRCIVGNRIGSALADSFESFARFSVDTHVNLLKEILAALTWTFPLDEEGISKLKSAVSLRCMVWFLKSENDLSSRQNAICVLKELISADEACVDGLMGIEDIEETLFHTVKVPICPKATKASLVIIYKMIKSSIGTRGEIALRFIRMGLIHLILEILVDGDKSVCEKALVVMDSICSLEEGRENAYENALTVPLLVKKILRVSDTATEFSISSLWKLCLGENESALVEAMQLGAFQKLLVVLQIGSGERTKEKVTELLKLMNLCRDKVDCVDSSMGFNYIKRSN, from the coding sequence ATGACTTTCTTGTGGAGGCGGAGGAGGGGCGGCCGCGGTGGAGCTGGAAAAACTGAGGTTTTTAAAGGGATCAATCAAGATATGGAGCTCACAGTTCCTACACATTTTAGGTGTCCGATATCACTTGACTTGATGAAAGATCCGGTCACGTTGTCGACTGGGATCACGTACGATAGGGAGAGTATCGAGAAGTGGATAGATGCCGGGAACATAACGTGCCCCGTCACCAACCAAGTCTTGAGAAACTTTGATCAGATCCCAAATCATTCCATAAGAAAGATGATCCAAGATTGGTGCGTTGAGAACAAGTCTTGTGGAGTTGAAAGGATTCCAACACCTCGCATTCCAGTCACCCCTTATGAGGTTACCGATATTCGTTCAAGAATCGTGGCGGCTGCACGACTTGGAGATGCAAGAAAGTGCCAAGAATTGGTAGGGAAGATCAAGAATTTGGCTAAGGAGAGTGAACGCAACAGGCGTTGCATTGTTGGCAACCGGATTGGCTCCGCATTGGCAGATTCATTCGAGTCTTTTGCACGTTTTTCAGTCGATACACACGTGAATCTGCTGAAAGAAATCTTGGCTGCATTGACATGGACGTTCCCACTAGACGAAGAAGGCATTTCCAAGTTGAAATCTGCAGTCTCTCTACGTTGCATGGTGTGGTttttgaaaagtgaaaatgatCTTTCCTCAAGACAAAACGCGATTTGCGTGTTGAAGGAACTCATTTCTGCCGATGAGGCCTGTGTTGATGGCCTAATGGGAATTGAGGACATAGAAGAAACATTGTTTCACACTGTCAAAGTCCCAATTTGTCCTAAAGCTACCAAGGCAAGCCTAGTGATAATTTACAAGATGATCAAGTCATCTATAGGGACGAGGGGCGAAATCGCGTTGAGGTTTATCCGAATGGGGCTAATCCatttgattcttgaaattcttgtCGACGGTGACAAAAGCGTCTGTGAGAAAGCGTTAGTTGTCATGGACAGTATTTGCAGCTTGGAAGAAGGGAGGGAAAACGCGTATGAGAACGCGCTAACCGTCCCATTGCTAGTTAAAAAGATCCTACGTGTGTCGGACACGGCCACGGAATTCTCTATTTCGAGTCTTTGGAAGCTTTGCTTGGGAGAAAATGAGAGTGCCCTGGTTGAGGCAATGCAACTTGGGGCTTTCCAGAAGCTATTGGTAGTCTTGCAAATTGGGAGTGGTGAAAGAACAAAGGAGAAGGTGACTGAGTTATTAAAGCTGATGAATCTGTGTAGAGATAAGGTAGATTGCGTTGATTCATCTATGGGATTCAACTACATTAAAAGGTcaaattga